The following proteins come from a genomic window of Trifolium pratense cultivar HEN17-A07 linkage group LG4, ARS_RC_1.1, whole genome shotgun sequence:
- the LOC123922353 gene encoding gamma-glutamyl peptidase 5-like, whose translation MENIGWKRFGVLICAEDSEYVKNIYGGFFGLFTKMLEEEKETWDMYKVSCGEFPKDDELNLYDGFVITGSCCDAYGNDKWICDLINLIKKLDSMNTKILGICFGHQVLCRALGGKVGPSPTGWDIGVRSITLSSHICPSSLDLPTKLSIIQCHKDEVLELPTKAEIIARSDKTAIEMFKYGDHIMGIQGHPEYSKDLLLHLIDRLTQRNFIMEDFAVGARERAVMLEPDTNAWKRLCISFLKSGI comes from the exons atggagaACATAGGTTGGAAGAGGTTTGGTGTGTTAATATGTGCAGAGGATTCAGAGTATGTGAAAAATATCTATGGAGGTTTTTTTGGGCTATTCACAAAAATgttggaagaagaaaaagagacaTGGGACATGTACAAGGTTTCATGTGGTGAGTTTCCTAAGGATGATGAATTGAATCTCTATGATGGGTTTGTGATTACTGGTAGTTGTTGTGATGCTTATGGTAATGATAAATGGATTTGTGATCTTATTAACTTGATTAAGAAATTGGACTCCATGAATACCAAAATTCTTGGCATTTGTTTTGGTCACCAG gtactTTGCCGTGCATTGGGAGGAAAGGTTGGTCCCTCTCCCACAGGTTGGGACATTGGTGTGAGAAGCATAACATTGTCATCACATATTTGCCCCTCTTCTCTTGATCTTCCAACAAAGCTTTCCATCATCCAATGTCATAAGGATGAG gTACTAGAGTTACCTACAAAGGCTGAGATAATTGCTAGGTCAGATAAGACTGCAATTGAAATGTTTAAATATGGAGATCACATTATGGGAATTCAAGGCCATCCTGAATACTCTAAAGACCTTCTTTTGCATCTTATTGATCGTCTTACTCAGAGAAATTTCATCATG GAAGATTTTGCTGTAGGAGCAAGAGAGAGGGCTGTTATGTTAGAGCCAGATACAAATGCATGGAAGAGACTCTGCATCAGCTTTCTTAAGAGtggaatttga
- the LOC123924106 gene encoding ferritin-4, chloroplastic-like yields MSLLKAAITASSSQSLSLFNSENARLVPFLNRGSKLDRIAVSATKGSSNNRVLTGVLFEPFEEVKKELDLVPIVPQDSLARHKFNVESESAINEQINVEYNVSYVYHAMYAYFDRDNVALRGLAKFFKESSEEERGHAEKLMEYQNKRGGKVKLQSIVMPLSEFDHADKGDALHAMELALSLEKLTNEKLLNLHNVASKTGDVQLADFVESEFLGEQVEAIKKISEYVAQLRRVGKGHGVWHFDQTLLEEEAAAA; encoded by the exons atgagtCTTCTCAAAGCTGCTATAACCGCTTCTTCTTCACAATCACTTTCTCTATTCAACTCTGAAAACGCGCGTTTGGTTCCTTTTCTTAATAGAGGAAGTAAATTGGATCGAATTGCGGTTTCTGCTACGAAAGGTTCGAGCAATAACCGTGTTTTAACCGGTGTTTTGTTTGAACCTTTTGAAGAAGTGAAAAAGGAACTTGATCTTGTTCCTATTGTTCCTCAAGATTCTCTTGCTCGTCATAAATTTAATGTTGAATCTGAATCCGCCATTAACGAACAAATCAA TGTGGAGTATAATGTTTCGTATGTTTACCATGCAATGTATGCGTATTTTGATAGAGACAATGTTGCTTTGAGAGGTCTTGCTAA GTTTTTTAAGGAATCGAGTGAAGAGGAAAGAGGGCATGCTGAGAAATTGATGGAATATCAG AACAAAAGAGGTGGGAAAGTCAAGTTGCAGTCTATAGTGATGCCACTTTCTGAGTTTGATCATGCTGATAAGGGTGATGCACTGCACG CAATGGAACTAGCTTTGTCATTGGAAAAGCTAACGAATGAAAAACTCCTTAACCTGCACAAT GTTGCCTCAAAGACTGGAGATGTTCAGTTGGCAGACTTTGTGGAAAGTGAGTTTTTGGGTGAACAG GTGGAAGCCATCAAAAAAATCTCTGAGTATGTTGCTCAGCTAAGAAGAGTTGGCAAAGGACATG GTGTCTGGCATTTTGATCAGACTTTGCTCGAAGAGGAAGCAGCTGCAGCTTAA